Proteins from a genomic interval of Clostridium scatologenes:
- a CDS encoding diguanylate cyclase domain-containing protein has translation MINIAGYELDKKVYEGNKTIIYSGIRVNDTMPVLLKFLCVEYPNLCDVMNLKKEYELSKKIHSNNIIKIYNMESYEKTPVLVLENFHGRFLREILSEFKRFNLMDFLMIAIKLSQALIDIHNSKIIHKAINTDNIIINMKTKTVKLTGFERASLFSQELGIVNSMNDIENTLEYISPEQTGKTKSKTDYRTDFYSLGIIFYEMLTGFLPFQTKDKLAIVHCHLAVQPAALCENNTDIPKVISDIVMKLIEKMPENRYQSALGIKSDLQKCRKLFEETGSVEYFKIGEKDFSEAFKIPDKLYGREKEIKILKTAFQRINKNPMEIIMITGYSGVGKSQLVNTVQRSVKEQFGYFISGKFDQFEHDIPYSALIHCFKDLVQQILGENREQIELWKNKLLASLGVNGQIIINVIPEIEFIIGKQPEVIEVSPKETKNRFLKVFKDFVKTFCEAQHPLIIFLDDLQWADLSCLKLIEILIDDSQISNLLLIGAYRDNEVHPNHPLKLTLDKIKNENILVNTIFLKPLELISVQNLIAEAFHCDLKEANLLAELSHEKTGGNPFFLIQFLYSLYKEDLIRFDKKQWKWWWDLESIKTSQITDNVVELIADRISKFPESTIETLKLAACIGSQFDLDTLSIICKKNLKEVYFDICAALEEGMILPIENSILENYSFLHDRIQQAAYSLIEENNTKEIHLKIGRLMISGTDLEKNKTKVMDIVNQLNLGIELVYDPYEKGQIAKLELIAGKMAKKSTAYDIAYKYLSIGMMLMGKYGWNNFYELTHSLYVEAAEVACLNGDYNAVEKCTKVALSNSKTILDKIKLYEIKIIAYTVQNKKAKVLDTALFVLKLLKMKFPQNPSLVDVSISLMKTKFMLTYKQPDELFKLPEMTDLFLSAALRIMARMGMATYMLNPNLFLLITLKSVRLYIRHGNLNSSSIGYAAYGMLLCCTNDIDSGYEFGQLSLKLLDKFDAKEYKAQTLVLYNCFISPWKLSTKSILNEFVGAYSIGQGTGQLDYACTAACIHNIYAYYSGQNLIELERKMSEYNSFMHNMKNKETLTTQSIYHQAVLNLIGSSNNIYYLKGMVYDEDQMIPIHLKTKDRNNLCDVYINKAILAYLFGEYEKALKNSIIAEKYLDGVSGTLTVPVFYFYNSLIMLSEFEYQSIFRKKQILNKVYVSQRKMEKWAKHAESNFLHKFYLIKAEKARALGKTLKAVNFYEKAIKLASDNGYIQDEALANELASKFYLYLKNKRIAKVYMEQAIYCYILWGATSKVNQLKGLYSQILGFHKKDAASIKDMNVNLENKNSMVLDTAAIIKATHAISSEIKLEELLKKLVYIVLENAGAQKVYYLIKKEEKYVVQAKGSIDRNDIEVMKEIDVENNVDLPKKIIYYVGRSKNSVILENAYTSEKYKSDPYIDDKKPKSIMCMPVISKGSLLGILYLENNLIQGVFNNERIEILKIISSQLAISMENAALYANLEKSEKQLRKNHEKLEELVEERTAKLKEEIVERKKAEKLLEEMANHDNLTGLPNRKLFYNQLKNSLRSAKENKFSLAILFIDLDGFKMINDTLGHGSGDMVLKIISERLLKVVTKYDIVSRFGGDEFIILIKIQHIDHIRDVCKNIINEVNKKIVLGENNGYVSASIGVSIFPGHGDNMEELIKKADDAMYIAKKSGKSKVVFS, from the coding sequence ATGATCAATATTGCAGGCTATGAATTAGATAAAAAAGTTTATGAAGGGAACAAAACTATAATTTATAGTGGGATTAGAGTAAATGATACTATGCCTGTTTTATTGAAATTTCTTTGTGTAGAATATCCTAATTTATGTGACGTAATGAATCTGAAGAAGGAATATGAATTAAGTAAAAAGATTCACAGTAATAATATTATAAAAATTTACAATATGGAAAGTTACGAGAAAACGCCTGTTTTAGTTTTAGAAAATTTTCATGGTAGATTTCTTCGAGAAATTTTAAGTGAATTTAAAAGATTTAATCTAATGGACTTTTTAATGATTGCAATTAAATTATCACAAGCACTGATTGATATTCATAATAGCAAGATTATTCATAAAGCTATTAATACTGATAACATTATAATAAATATGAAAACTAAAACAGTAAAGCTTACTGGATTTGAAAGAGCATCACTTTTTTCACAGGAACTAGGTATTGTGAATTCTATGAATGATATAGAAAATACATTAGAGTATATTTCACCAGAGCAAACTGGTAAGACAAAGAGCAAAACTGATTATCGTACAGATTTTTATTCTTTAGGAATAATTTTTTATGAAATGCTTACTGGATTTTTGCCTTTTCAAACAAAGGATAAATTGGCTATAGTTCACTGCCATCTTGCTGTACAACCTGCAGCTCTATGTGAAAATAATACTGATATTCCAAAGGTAATTTCAGATATAGTGATGAAACTAATTGAAAAAATGCCTGAAAATAGGTATCAAAGTGCTTTAGGTATAAAATCAGATTTACAAAAATGTAGGAAGTTATTTGAAGAAACTGGTTCAGTAGAATACTTTAAAATAGGAGAAAAAGATTTTTCTGAAGCATTCAAAATTCCAGATAAACTATATGGAAGAGAAAAAGAAATAAAAATATTAAAGACTGCTTTTCAAAGAATTAATAAAAATCCCATGGAAATTATTATGATTACAGGTTATTCAGGTGTAGGAAAGTCTCAATTGGTAAATACGGTTCAAAGATCTGTTAAAGAACAATTTGGTTATTTCATTTCTGGAAAGTTTGATCAATTTGAGCATGATATACCTTATTCAGCATTAATTCATTGTTTCAAGGATTTAGTTCAACAGATTCTAGGTGAAAATAGAGAACAAATAGAACTTTGGAAGAATAAACTGTTAGCTTCCTTAGGAGTAAATGGTCAAATAATTATAAATGTTATACCTGAAATAGAATTTATAATAGGAAAACAGCCAGAAGTTATTGAAGTTTCACCAAAGGAAACAAAAAATCGTTTTTTAAAAGTATTCAAAGATTTTGTTAAAACTTTTTGCGAAGCACAGCATCCATTAATAATATTTTTAGATGACTTGCAATGGGCAGATTTATCCTGTCTTAAGTTAATAGAAATTTTAATAGATGATTCTCAGATAAGCAATTTACTTCTTATTGGTGCCTATAGAGATAATGAAGTACATCCTAATCACCCTCTAAAATTAACTTTGGACAAAATCAAAAATGAAAACATATTAGTGAATACAATTTTTCTTAAACCACTGGAACTTATTAGTGTACAGAATCTGATTGCAGAAGCCTTTCACTGTGATTTAAAGGAAGCAAATTTATTGGCAGAATTAAGCCATGAAAAAACAGGAGGTAATCCCTTTTTTTTAATCCAATTTTTATATTCGCTATACAAGGAAGATTTAATTCGATTTGATAAAAAACAGTGGAAATGGTGGTGGGATTTAGAAAGTATAAAAACTTCTCAAATAACTGATAATGTTGTAGAGCTAATAGCTGATAGAATATCAAAATTTCCTGAAAGTACAATTGAAACTTTAAAATTAGCAGCATGTATAGGAAGTCAGTTTGATTTAGATACATTGTCAATTATATGTAAAAAGAATTTAAAGGAAGTATATTTTGATATTTGTGCTGCTTTAGAGGAAGGTATGATTTTACCTATAGAGAATTCAATCTTAGAAAACTATTCTTTCCTTCATGACCGTATTCAACAAGCTGCATATTCACTAATTGAAGAAAATAATACAAAAGAAATACACCTTAAAATAGGAAGACTTATGATATCTGGTACTGATTTGGAGAAAAACAAAACAAAAGTTATGGATATTGTTAATCAATTAAACTTAGGAATTGAATTAGTTTATGATCCTTATGAAAAAGGGCAAATAGCCAAGTTAGAATTAATTGCTGGAAAAATGGCAAAAAAGTCAACTGCATATGATATTGCATATAAATACTTATCTATAGGAATGATGCTCATGGGTAAGTATGGTTGGAACAATTTTTATGAGCTAACTCATTCTTTATATGTGGAAGCTGCAGAAGTAGCTTGCTTAAATGGAGACTATAATGCAGTAGAAAAATGTACTAAAGTGGCATTAAGCAATAGTAAAACAATATTGGACAAAATTAAGTTATATGAAATTAAAATCATAGCTTATACTGTACAAAATAAGAAAGCAAAAGTATTGGATACTGCATTATTTGTTCTTAAGCTTTTAAAAATGAAATTTCCCCAAAATCCAAGCTTAGTAGATGTTTCAATTTCATTAATGAAAACAAAATTTATGCTTACTTACAAACAACCAGATGAATTGTTTAAATTGCCTGAGATGACAGATTTATTTCTATCAGCAGCGTTACGAATCATGGCAAGAATGGGTATGGCAACCTATATGTTAAATCCAAATCTTTTCTTGCTTATAACATTAAAATCAGTGAGATTATATATAAGGCATGGAAATTTAAATAGTTCATCTATAGGATATGCTGCATATGGAATGCTTTTATGTTGTACTAATGATATTGATTCTGGCTATGAATTTGGACAACTATCTTTAAAGTTATTAGATAAGTTTGATGCAAAAGAATATAAAGCACAAACACTTGTATTATACAATTGTTTTATAAGTCCATGGAAGCTAAGTACAAAAAGTATATTAAATGAGTTTGTTGGTGCTTATTCAATTGGGCAAGGGACTGGACAACTGGATTATGCCTGTACAGCTGCCTGTATTCATAATATTTATGCTTATTATTCAGGTCAGAATTTAATTGAGTTAGAAAGGAAAATGTCTGAGTATAATAGTTTTATGCATAATATGAAAAATAAGGAAACCCTTACTACTCAGTCAATATATCATCAAGCAGTATTAAATTTAATAGGTTCTTCAAATAATATTTATTATTTGAAGGGTATGGTATATGATGAAGATCAAATGATTCCAATACATTTAAAAACAAAGGATAGAAATAATCTTTGCGATGTATATATAAATAAAGCTATTCTTGCATACTTATTTGGTGAATATGAGAAAGCTTTAAAAAATTCTATAATTGCAGAAAAATATTTAGATGGAGTTAGTGGTACTCTAACCGTTCCAGTTTTCTATTTTTATAATTCATTAATTATGCTATCAGAGTTTGAATATCAATCAATATTTAGAAAAAAACAAATTTTAAATAAGGTTTACGTAAGTCAACGTAAAATGGAAAAATGGGCAAAACATGCAGAGAGTAATTTTTTACATAAATTTTATTTAATAAAGGCGGAAAAGGCAAGAGCTTTGGGAAAAACGCTTAAAGCGGTTAATTTTTATGAAAAGGCGATTAAATTAGCATCAGATAATGGTTATATTCAAGATGAAGCACTTGCAAATGAATTAGCATCAAAATTCTATCTATATCTAAAAAATAAACGAATAGCAAAGGTTTATATGGAGCAAGCTATATATTGCTATATTTTATGGGGAGCAACTTCTAAAGTAAATCAATTGAAAGGATTATATTCACAAATTTTAGGATTTCATAAGAAAGATGCTGCATCCATTAAAGACATGAATGTTAATTTAGAAAATAAAAATTCTATGGTTTTAGATACTGCAGCAATTATAAAGGCAACTCATGCAATTTCTAGTGAGATAAAATTAGAAGAACTTCTGAAAAAGCTTGTATATATAGTACTTGAGAATGCAGGAGCACAAAAAGTTTACTACTTAATAAAAAAAGAAGAAAAATATGTTGTACAAGCTAAAGGAAGTATAGATAGAAATGATATAGAGGTTATGAAGGAAATTGATGTTGAAAATAATGTGGATTTGCCTAAGAAAATAATTTACTATGTTGGGCGCTCAAAAAATAGTGTTATATTGGAAAATGCTTATACTTCTGAAAAATATAAAAGTGACCCCTACATTGATGATAAAAAACCTAAATCAATTATGTGTATGCCTGTGATAAGTAAGGGAAGTTTACTTGGTATACTTTACCTAGAGAACAACTTAATTCAGGGTGTATTTAATAATGAACGTATAGAAATATTGAAGATTATTTCTTCACAATTAGCAATTTCTATGGAAAATGCAGCACTTTATGCTAATTTAGAGAAGTCTGAAAAGCAGCTTAGAAAAAACCATGAGAAGCTTGAAGAATTAGTAGAAGAAAGAACAGCCAAGTTAAAAGAAGAAATTGTTGAACGTAAAAAAGCTGAAAAATTATTAGAAGAAATGGCTAATCATGATAACCTTACGGGTCTTCCAAACAGAAAACTATTTTATAATCAGTTGAAAAATTCATTGAGATCAGCAAAAGAAAATAAATTTTCACTAGCAATTTTATTTATTGATTTGGATGGTTTTAAAATGATAAATGATACATTAGGACATGGTAGTGGAGATATGGTTTTAAAAATTATTTCAGAAAGGCTGCTTAAAGTGGTAACAAAGTATGATATAGTTTCAAGATTTGGAGGGGATGAGTTTATAATACTTATCAAAATACAACATATTGATCATATTAGGGATGTATGTAAAAATATCATTAATGAGGTTAATAAAAAAATTGTTTTAGGTGAAAATAATGGCTATGTTTCAGCCAGTATAGGTGTTTCTATTTTCCCAGGTCACGGGGATAATATGGAAGAATTGATTAAAAAAGCTGATGATGCAATGTATATAGCAAAAAAATCCGGAAAAAGTAAGGTTGTTTTTAGTTAA
- a CDS encoding AAA family ATPase, which yields MVYLNVFTFPSDDMEFDFLIEEKRTCYDSFYPFKILSKHGFERIDFEPITILYGGNGSGKSTALNVIAEKTGISRDSIYNKSNFYSHYVNMCEMQLEDDDIPENSRIITSDDVFDYMLNIRNLNEGIDQKREKLFEEYLEAKYSHFQIRSMADYEQLKKVNTTRSITQSRFVRNELMDNVREYSNGESAFRYFIEKIDENGLYILDEPENSLSPKRQLELVRFIEDSARYLGCQFIISTHSPFLLAINRAKIYDLDENPVDVKKWTELENVRAYYEFFKRHENEF from the coding sequence ATGGTTTATTTAAATGTTTTTACATTTCCAAGTGATGATATGGAATTTGACTTTTTAATAGAGGAAAAAAGAACTTGCTATGACTCTTTTTATCCATTTAAGATATTATCGAAACATGGTTTTGAAAGAATTGATTTTGAACCAATTACCATTTTATATGGCGGAAATGGTTCGGGAAAATCTACAGCATTAAATGTAATAGCAGAAAAAACAGGAATAAGTAGAGATTCTATCTATAATAAATCTAATTTTTATTCTCACTATGTGAATATGTGCGAGATGCAGCTTGAAGATGATGATATTCCTGAAAACAGCAGGATTATAACAAGTGATGATGTATTTGATTATATGTTAAATATTCGCAATCTTAATGAAGGAATTGATCAAAAAAGGGAAAAACTTTTTGAAGAATATTTGGAAGCAAAATATTCTCATTTTCAAATAAGATCTATGGCAGATTACGAGCAGCTAAAAAAAGTAAATACTACTAGAAGTATAACTCAGTCACGTTTTGTGAGAAATGAATTGATGGATAATGTAAGGGAATATTCAAATGGAGAAAGTGCATTTCGATACTTTATTGAAAAAATAGATGAAAATGGATTATATATATTGGATGAACCTGAAAATAGTCTTTCTCCAAAACGTCAGTTGGAATTAGTGAGATTTATTGAGGATTCTGCACGATATTTAGGATGTCAATTTATTATATCAACACATTCACCATTCTTACTTGCTATAAATAGAGCAAAAATATATGATCTTGATGAAAATCCAGTTGATGTGAAAAAATGGACAGAGCTAGAAAATGTGCGTGCATATTACGAGTTTTTTAAAAGACATGAAAATGAATTTTAA
- a CDS encoding serine/threonine-protein kinase yields MIEKNIYKKNPYDLTNCKLLGKGHNGEVYLLPDGKVIKIGLNNKSFTGEYRILERVNGNKYFPKISEIGSNYMVRECVHGKILSKHIKKNGMDKNLACKIIDMLKEFEKIKFSKIDVRCKDIFIQEDGELKVIDPKKCYSRQRNFPRHLSKGLYKLKVLDYFLEVLEEYDSRLYKKWSRKINKYIKQREKLSEL; encoded by the coding sequence ATGATAGAAAAAAATATCTATAAAAAAAACCCTTATGATTTAACAAATTGTAAGCTTTTAGGCAAAGGACATAATGGAGAAGTTTATTTACTACCAGATGGAAAAGTTATTAAAATAGGTCTAAACAATAAAAGTTTTACTGGTGAATATCGTATTTTAGAACGAGTGAACGGAAATAAGTATTTCCCAAAAATAAGTGAAATTGGATCTAACTATATGGTAAGAGAGTGTGTTCACGGAAAAATCTTATCAAAACATATAAAGAAAAATGGTATGGATAAAAATCTTGCTTGTAAAATCATAGATATGTTAAAAGAATTTGAAAAAATAAAGTTTAGCAAAATCGATGTAAGATGCAAAGATATATTTATACAAGAAGATGGTGAATTAAAAGTGATTGACCCCAAAAAATGTTATTCAAGACAAAGAAACTTTCCAAGACATTTATCTAAAGGGTTATACAAATTGAAAGTTTTGGATTACTTTTTGGAAGTGTTGGAGGAATATGATAGTAGATTATATAAAAAATGGAGTAGAAAAATAAACAAGTACATTAAACAAAGAGAAAAATTATCAGAATTGTAA
- a CDS encoding HutD family protein, which yields MKYDVELLRQENYKPTFWSGGMATELTTYPLNSDYASKNFLWRLGVAKIDILESTFSNLPKVSRKFMVIKGQITLDHEDRYKKLLNPFEQDNFMGDWNTKTYGKASVFNLMTQENYNGELLHLNINHNKQFKFEYKAPLNKDLSAICFYTVNGSFKCTINDKVFETNKNDLLLINCINSSCTHEFTLSNATSEIINIIVSIIYRNSVY from the coding sequence ATGAAATATGATGTAGAATTATTAAGACAAGAAAATTATAAACCAACATTTTGGTCTGGAGGAATGGCTACAGAACTTACTACATATCCGTTAAATTCTGATTATGCTAGTAAAAACTTTTTATGGAGATTAGGAGTTGCTAAAATTGATATACTAGAATCTACTTTTAGTAACCTTCCAAAAGTTTCACGTAAATTCATGGTCATAAAAGGACAAATAACCCTTGATCATGAAGATAGGTATAAAAAATTACTTAATCCCTTTGAACAAGACAATTTCATGGGTGATTGGAATACCAAAACTTATGGCAAAGCTTCTGTTTTTAATTTGATGACACAGGAAAATTATAATGGAGAATTACTTCATCTTAATATTAATCATAATAAACAGTTTAAGTTCGAATATAAAGCACCATTAAATAAAGATTTATCAGCAATTTGTTTTTACACTGTAAATGGCAGCTTTAAATGTACCATTAATGATAAAGTTTTTGAAACTAATAAAAATGATTTACTCTTAATTAACTGTATAAATTCAAGCTGTACTCATGAATTTACGCTTTCTAATGCTACTTCAGAAATTATCAATATAATAGTAAGCATAATATATCGTAATTCTGTATATTAA
- a CDS encoding MerR family transcriptional regulator produces MDKNKKLYQIGEVSKICNIPIKTLRYYDEIKLLIPRKIDPDSNYRYYSNDQLVLVLVIKHFKEAGFSLKEIKVLLGREDLEHNTKKVNEKCIEIDNKINDLKMLKTKLQFFIKESKKEKKKNEDFKIEIKKIPISYVAYLRNKGPFTIEDFTVRYCRLISLVERNNFHIIKNAMAVYYDDCIDFEEKEKEVYDIEVCIAVSEEKEIDGLVRKFGGFKAVTAVHYGSYDNMIDSYKKLYKYIYENGYEICGEPVDNYLVDIMNTSDEENYVTELIIPIK; encoded by the coding sequence ATGGATAAAAATAAGAAACTTTATCAAATAGGAGAAGTATCTAAAATATGCAATATCCCGATAAAAACACTGAGATATTATGATGAAATAAAACTGTTGATACCAAGAAAGATTGATCCAGATAGTAATTATAGATATTATTCAAATGATCAATTGGTTTTGGTGCTTGTGATCAAACATTTTAAGGAAGCAGGTTTTTCATTAAAGGAAATAAAAGTGCTTTTGGGAAGAGAAGATTTAGAGCATAATACAAAGAAAGTCAACGAAAAATGTATAGAAATTGATAACAAAATTAATGATTTAAAAATGCTAAAAACAAAATTGCAGTTTTTTATAAAAGAGAGTAAAAAGGAAAAGAAAAAAAATGAGGATTTTAAAATTGAGATAAAGAAAATACCAATTTCTTATGTTGCGTACCTTAGAAACAAAGGACCATTTACTATTGAAGATTTTACAGTTCGGTACTGTAGGTTGATTTCATTAGTTGAAAGAAACAATTTTCATATTATAAAGAATGCTATGGCAGTATATTATGATGATTGTATCGACTTTGAAGAAAAGGAGAAGGAAGTCTATGATATTGAAGTTTGTATAGCTGTATCTGAAGAAAAAGAAATAGATGGTTTAGTTAGAAAATTTGGAGGTTTTAAAGCTGTTACTGCTGTTCATTATGGTAGTTATGACAATATGATAGATAGTTATAAAAAGTTGTATAAATATATTTATGAAAATGGATATGAAATTTGTGGTGAGCCTGTAGATAACTATCTTGTGGACATAATGAATACTTCTGATGAAGAAAATTATGTGACTGAACTTATAATTCCAATAAAATAG
- a CDS encoding MATE family efflux transporter, giving the protein MSEKSMNINESYIENEKLSKLIMKFSIPCVLAMVVNALYSIVDQIFIGQGVGYIGNAATNVTFPLVVLALGFSLLLGDGAAAFYSIKLGEKNKEEGAKAIGNAIVLMVILGFIFLVVGYIFMEKLLWSFGATSTNILVALDYMRIILIGVPFMILAAGLNSIIRADGSPEYSMLAMIVGAVINIILNPVFIFHFGMGVKGSAIATIIGQILSCTISLKYINKFKNIKFKRKYLKLDVKVSKTVMLLGISSLITQVAVTVIIIVSNNMLKIYGAQSIYGSDIPISAIGIVMKVNELLLGVVIGIAIGGQPILGYNYGAKNFKRVKDTYFLLIKIATVVSIIGFIIFQFFTQGIINLFGQNNALYNEFALKSFKIFLMLCMFIGFELTSCVFFQSVGKPGKAMLLTLCKQTFFIVPLMIILPKFLGVLGVLYAGPCAEILSVIVTSILITSEFKKYSKVGV; this is encoded by the coding sequence GTGAGTGAAAAGAGTATGAATATTAACGAAAGCTATATTGAAAATGAAAAATTAAGCAAGCTTATTATGAAGTTTTCAATTCCATGTGTACTTGCAATGGTTGTTAATGCTCTTTATAGTATTGTAGATCAGATTTTTATTGGTCAAGGAGTGGGATATATTGGTAATGCAGCTACAAATGTAACATTTCCACTTGTAGTTTTAGCCTTAGGTTTTTCACTACTTTTAGGAGATGGAGCAGCTGCTTTTTACAGTATAAAATTAGGGGAGAAAAATAAAGAAGAGGGTGCCAAAGCAATAGGTAATGCTATTGTTTTGATGGTGATTTTAGGTTTTATATTTTTGGTAGTTGGATATATTTTTATGGAAAAATTACTATGGAGCTTTGGAGCCACAAGTACTAATATTTTAGTAGCATTAGATTATATGAGAATAATTTTAATAGGAGTTCCTTTCATGATTTTAGCAGCAGGTCTAAATTCAATAATACGTGCAGATGGAAGTCCTGAATATTCAATGCTTGCTATGATAGTAGGAGCAGTTATAAATATTATTTTGAACCCTGTATTCATATTTCATTTTGGTATGGGAGTTAAGGGGTCTGCTATAGCAACAATAATAGGACAAATTTTATCTTGCACAATTTCTCTAAAGTATATTAATAAATTTAAAAATATAAAGTTTAAAAGAAAATATTTAAAGCTTGATGTAAAGGTGAGTAAGACAGTAATGCTTTTAGGTATATCAAGTTTAATTACGCAAGTAGCAGTAACAGTGATAATAATAGTAAGCAATAATATGCTTAAAATTTATGGAGCACAATCAATTTATGGCAGTGATATTCCCATATCAGCAATAGGTATTGTAATGAAAGTGAACGAACTTTTATTAGGAGTGGTAATAGGTATAGCTATAGGTGGTCAGCCAATACTTGGATACAATTACGGTGCTAAAAATTTTAAACGTGTTAAAGATACTTATTTTTTGCTTATAAAAATAGCGACTGTTGTATCAATAATAGGTTTCATTATATTTCAGTTTTTTACACAAGGTATAATAAATCTATTTGGTCAGAATAATGCATTGTATAATGAATTTGCATTAAAATCCTTTAAGATATTTCTAATGCTTTGTATGTTTATAGGTTTTGAGCTTACAAGTTGTGTTTTCTTTCAGTCTGTAGGTAAACCTGGAAAAGCAATGCTTCTTACATTATGTAAACAGACCTTCTTTATAGTTCCTCTTATGATAATTTTACCTAAATTTCTTGGAGTTTTAGGAGTTTTGTATGCAGGACCTTGTGCAGAAATATTATCAGTTATAGTCACCAGTATTCTTATTACTTCAGAATTTAAGAAATATTCAAAGGTGGGGGTATAA
- a CDS encoding DUF1847 domain-containing protein, which translates to MYNCALCSIHACSNGNLNAAPKNCPCISKEMNNIKTLYKDEENYKIAQASALIVSESYGKKTRLEETIDFAKKCNYKKVGLAFCIGLASESKIVSNILSYNGFEISSVICKNGHISKELIDINNTKVAMCNPIGQALFLNETKTDLNIILGLCVGHDSLFIKYSEAPVTVFAVKDRVLCHNPLAVVYQAEAYYKDKLFPQK; encoded by the coding sequence ATGTATAATTGTGCTCTATGTTCTATACATGCATGCAGTAATGGTAATTTAAATGCTGCACCTAAAAATTGCCCATGTATAAGTAAAGAAATGAATAATATAAAAACATTATATAAAGATGAAGAAAACTACAAAATTGCTCAAGCTTCAGCATTAATCGTAAGTGAAAGTTATGGTAAAAAGACAAGATTAGAAGAGACTATTGATTTTGCAAAAAAATGCAATTATAAAAAAGTAGGATTAGCCTTTTGTATTGGATTAGCAAGCGAAAGCAAAATAGTAAGTAACATACTTTCTTATAATGGCTTTGAAATAAGTTCTGTTATTTGTAAAAATGGCCATATTTCTAAAGAGTTAATTGATATAAATAATACAAAAGTAGCTATGTGTAATCCAATTGGTCAGGCATTATTTTTAAATGAAACAAAAACAGACCTTAACATTATTTTAGGTCTATGTGTTGGACATGATTCTTTATTCATAAAGTATTCAGAAGCACCAGTAACAGTTTTTGCAGTAAAAGATAGAGTTTTATGCCATAATCCATTAGCTGTAGTTTATCAAGCCGAAGCCTACTATAAAGATAAATTATTTCCACAAAAATAG